One Bombus pyrosoma isolate SC7728 linkage group LG11, ASM1482585v1, whole genome shotgun sequence DNA segment encodes these proteins:
- the LOC122572667 gene encoding separin, with the protein MCINMDEIFQILHECHLNDDKCEKTSDIKETNFIEDVKRNIEKLFTEVQCNIGSVEYANLNKMLALCYLKIGNELEAIFHLIESHAVILRQQILHRSVKTEMRESILNTQQSCGLKASYVGFNINDTNRVDNLKAKLFDLPKEWYMIQITGQYRSPGDIFKHNRTKSHAMHEMHITILPTGTKETEPFCITLPKPKLDSSYDICYEIQKLLSNNRSELEATYANNELYWKMRERQNISMKTAVQALEYTWLREWRILFIADPINKHDIVAATVQMIDKLISDNKNSKKITKRSKWLLRKVALSACFLTREEIARAVKYILPDYNKLADNIILSIFGKLPCIEELKNAIRKTLILVIDEHMDYIPFESMEILKCHPVTRFPSLHIAYALFKEHESTMENGCKIIYTKNDMGTCIVNPSGNLAKMEKRMRLFIEYWLPDWKSWYNVEPQEGIFEDALVNHDILMYNGHGNGIQYLPGERIERLRVRSIVLLFGCSSVKLLTVGGRYPPYGVPNQYLIASSPCVLGMLWEVTDADTDKMTTNFISNWIPSPLNRPWTDVDINMWCAGTLKFLKNRKSSQNVSTESEMLRAIAKSKDICSQYMTAAAIVVRGLPVKLI; encoded by the exons ATGTGTATTAACATGgacgaaatttttcaaattttacacgAATGTCATTTAAATGATGACAAGTGTGAAAAAACATCGGATATTAAAGAAACTAATTTCATAGAAGATGTGAAAaggaatatcgaaaaattattcacaGAGGTACAATGTAACATAGGAAGTGTCGAATATGCAAATCTCAACAAAATGTTGGCACTTTGTTATTTAAAG ATTGGTAATGAGCTTGAAgctatatttcatttaattgagTCACATGCAGTGATACTTCGTCAACAAATATTGCATAGAAGTGTGAAAACAGAAATGCGTGAATCAATCTTAAATACACAACAATCTTGTGGACTTAAAGCTTCTTATGTTggatttaatataaatgacaCAAATAGAGTTGATAATTTAAAGGCAAAACTTTTTGATCTGCCCaaag aatGGTATATGATTCAAATCACTGGACAGTATAGGTCCCCAGgagatatatttaaacataataGAACTAAATCACATGCAATGCATGAAATGCATATTACCATATTGCCAACAGGGACCAAAGAAACAGAGCCCTTCTGTATAACATTACCAAAACCAAAGTTAGATTCTTCGTATGATATCTGTTatgaaattcagaaattacTTTCTAATAATAGGTCAGAATTAGAAGCTACTTATGCgaataatgaattatattgGAAAATGAGAGAAAGGCAAAATATAAGTATGAag ACTGCTGTCCAAGCATTAGAGTATACATGGTTACGAGAGTGGAGAATCTTATTTATAGCAGATCCAATAAATAAACATGACATAGTAGCAGCTACTGTACAAATGATTGACAAACTAATATCTGATAACAAAAATTc aaaaaagataacAAAAAGATCTAAGTGGTTGTTAAGAAAAGTAGCATTATCAGCATGCTTTCTCACAAGAGAAGAAATAGCACGTGcggtaaaatatatacttcCTGATTATAATAAGCTGGCAGATAACATAATACTGTCCATATTTGGGAAACTACCTTGtatagaagaattaaaaaatgcaattaggaaaacattaattttagtCATTGATGAA CATATGGATTATATACCTTTTGAATctatggaaattttaaaatgtcatCCTGTTACTCGTTTTCCATCACTGCACATTGCATATGCTTTATTTAAAGAGCATGAAAGTACAATGGAGAATggttgtaaaataatttatacaaaaaatgatATGGGTACATGTATAGTCAATCCTTCTGGTAACTTAGCTAAAATGGAAAAACGTATGAGGTTGTTCATTGAATATTGGTTACCAGATTGGAAAAGTTGGTATAATGTTGAGCCACAAGAAGGAATTTTTGAAGATGCACTAGTTAACCATGATATATTAAt gTATAATGGTCATGGCAATGGAATACAATACTTGCCAGGAGAACGCATAGAAAGACTCAGAGTAAGatcaattgttttattatttggtTGTAGTAGTGTAAAATTACTTACAGTAGGAGGACGTTACCCACCATATGGAGTACCCAATCAGTATTTAATAGCTAGcag cCCTTGTGTGCTCGGTATGTTGTGGGAAGTTACAGACGCTGATACTGATAAAATGACAACGAATTTCATTAGTAATTGGATTCCATCTCCATTAAATAGACCATGGACTGATGTTGATATTAATATGTGGTGTGCGGGTACACTAA aatttctaaaaaatcgtaaaagcTCCCAAAATGTGTCTACAGAATCTGAAATGTTAAGAGCAATAGCAAAATCTAAAGACATTTGTTCTCAATATATGACCGCGGCTGCAATAGTAGTACGAGGATTACCAGTAAAGCtcatttaa
- the LOC122572672 gene encoding mannose-1-phosphate guanyltransferase beta, producing the protein MRAVILVGGYGTRLRPLTLSRPKPLVEFANKPMLLHQIEALVATNVTEVILAVSYRAEEMERDLSEEVKKLGVHLIFSHEPEPLGTAGPLALVHDLLCAGDEPFFVLNSDIICDFPFMQLLEFHKNHGREGTIIVTKVEEPSKYGVVVYEDDGKIESFVEKPQEFISNKINAGMYIFNPSVLKRIELKPTSIEKEIFPHMARDGELYAMELTGFWMDVGQPKDFLKGMSMYLTSLRQKSPEKLYSGPGVVGNVLIDETAKIGKDCRIGPNVTIGPGVILSDGCCIKRSTILKAAVIKEHAWLDGCIVGWRSVVGRWVRMEGTTVLGEDVIVKDELYINGGQVLPHKNISSSVPEPQIIM; encoded by the exons ATGAGAGCTGTAATACTTGTTGGTGGCTACGGAACCAGATTGAGACCCCTTACATTAAGTCGGCCAAAGCCATTGGTTGAATTTGCTAATAAACCAATGCTTCTACATCAAATAGAAGCTCTG gtAGCGACAAATGTGACAGAGGTAATATTAGCAGTCTCTTACCGTGCAGAAGAGATGGAAAGAGATTTGAGCGAAGAAGTTAAAAAGTTAGGAGTACATTTGATCTTTTCACATGAACCAGAACCACTTGGCACTGCAGGCCCTCTCGCGCTGGTACATGATCTGTTGTGTGCAGGAGATGAGCCattctttgttttaaattcTGATATCATTTGTGATTTTCCATTTATGCAACTTTTggagtttcataaaaatcatgGTAGAGAGGGCACCATAATCGTAACTAAAGTAGAAGAACCATCAAAATATGGTGTAGTAGTCTATGAAGATgatggaaaaatagaaagcTTTGTAGAAAAGCCACaggaatttatttctaataaaattaatgcag gcatgtacatttttaatccAAGTGTcttaaaaagaatagaattgaAACCTACAagtatagaaaaagaaattttcccgCATATGGCTCGGGACGGAGAATTATATGCAATGGAACTAACAGGATTTTGGATGGATGTTGGACAACCAAAAGATTTTCTCAAAGGAATGAGCATGTACCTGACATCTCTAAGACAAAAATCtccagaaaaattatattctggTCCAGGAGTAGTGGGAAATGTGTTAATAGATGAAACAGCAAAGATTGGGAAAGATTGTAGGATAGGACCAAATGTTACAATTGGCCCTGGTGTTATTTTATCTGATGGCTGTTGCATTAAAAGAAGCACTATTCTTAAAGCAGCTGTAATAAAAGAGCACGCATGGTTGGATGG GTGCATTGTTGGCTGGAGAAGCGTTGTCGGACGTTGGGTGCGAATGGAAGGTACTACAGTACTTGGTGAAGATGTAATCGTTAAGGATGAATTATATATCAATGGGGGTCAAGTTTTACCTCACAAGAACATTTCCAGTTCTGTACCGGAACCGCAAATAATCATGTGA